The Rhodopirellula bahusiensis genome includes a window with the following:
- a CDS encoding DUF2059 domain-containing protein → MFRFTLVAFLVVLGTASSGDEPVVSKREKLAGRVASIVVDGWRRDVEAATQNVIESDLPETVRKRLESSEAEFKNSFDWKQVETYVADEYSTKFDNAELGEIHAFYSSATGSKFLAEQTDLKNKVLRRVALAKLELPLILRTKSNVTNVVDGATGPLKKLLEDAIQSPPIPPEHLVGTWYTDDMDEQGNGYRGWHKKSLSGSNALHGVQINHASKEFMSFSDEGVWVLQGKLLAETNFNYAEESQLIVIESVTADELKYRFVELNAEPSEWPLIVDTKKEITLPEKPTGYKDPFE, encoded by the coding sequence ATGTTTCGGTTCACGCTGGTTGCCTTCCTTGTCGTTTTGGGCACCGCCAGCAGCGGCGACGAACCAGTTGTGTCGAAGCGAGAGAAGCTTGCTGGGCGTGTTGCGAGTATCGTCGTCGATGGTTGGCGACGCGACGTCGAAGCGGCAACTCAAAATGTGATTGAGTCTGATCTGCCCGAGACGGTGCGAAAGCGATTGGAGTCCAGTGAGGCTGAATTCAAGAACAGCTTCGATTGGAAGCAGGTTGAAACCTATGTCGCAGATGAATATTCAACAAAATTTGACAACGCAGAGCTCGGGGAAATTCATGCGTTCTATTCGTCCGCAACAGGTAGCAAATTCCTTGCGGAACAAACTGATCTAAAAAACAAGGTCCTACGCCGGGTAGCACTTGCGAAGCTCGAGTTGCCGTTGATTCTGCGAACAAAATCCAATGTTACCAATGTCGTCGACGGCGCCACGGGGCCTTTGAAAAAATTGCTGGAAGACGCTATTCAGTCCCCACCAATTCCGCCAGAACATTTGGTTGGAACATGGTATACAGACGATATGGATGAGCAAGGGAACGGATACCGGGGCTGGCACAAGAAAAGTCTGTCGGGATCCAACGCGTTGCATGGTGTGCAGATCAACCATGCATCCAAAGAATTCATGAGTTTCAGCGATGAGGGCGTTTGGGTCCTCCAAGGGAAGTTGTTGGCGGAAACGAACTTCAACTATGCAGAAGAGAGTCAGCTGATTGTTATCGAATCGGTCACCGCGGATGAGTTGAAGTATCGGTTCGTCGAGTTGAATGCTGAGCCATCAGAATGGCCGTTGATCGTTGACACGAAGAAAGAGATCACGCTTCCCGAGAAGCCGACCGGTTACAAGGACCCATTCGAGTGA